A stretch of the Aspergillus puulaauensis MK2 DNA, chromosome 6, nearly complete sequence genome encodes the following:
- a CDS encoding uncharacterized protein (COG:S;~EggNog:ENOG410PY96;~InterPro:IPR003480,IPR023213;~PFAM:PF02458;~go_function: GO:0016747 - transferase activity, transferring acyl groups other than amino-acyl groups [Evidence IEA]), protein MANPLAPIALTPLDHTLPKFYLPYMLYFNTPDTKTALQTVHDGVKKLVSHLPWLAGDVTYSSKPCGPQNRGHIVAPSGPLEAVPMLHVKSFNHDDESHTLPINSYLPLPCFIPPSQQRPVVRFQANVFPNRIILVMSFLHFALDGTGAGVILRALAECCNAKSAPNATGMAITTTSVAENEINLRNQISSWPSRCNTLVSTQSLELATPFFDPNITSEKWAAMEAAMFSGVKTRRFTFSPEKIALLKQTCSSKFLQRLSPSGFISSNDIVTAVLGITVDRAQDPSKARRKNDENARLTLTVDLRSRVQPPLPSTFVGNMNYPAYCEIQHLVQDNNNNKEEEADLLALTQLALQLRGKLSSMNESVAYSVSAAVADLEDWSNIESKPGNVIVTTWRHLDSYALDFGNGLGKIVDFEAGLSLIPGACIIMPAREKAQKEKEGEGKGEAEAVPWEVNITMKLGDMDVLVGDPLLARILA, encoded by the coding sequence ATGGCGAATCCCCTTGCTCCCATCGCCCTCACCCCGCTCGACCACACCCTCCCAAAATTCTACCTCCCTTATATGCTGTACTTCAACACCCCAGACACAAAGACTGCTCTTCAAACCGTACACGATGGCGTCAAGAAACTGGTCTCCCACCTTCCATGGCTGGCAGGCGATGTGACCTACAGCAGTAAACCCTGCGGTCCCCAAAACAGAGGGCATATTGTCGCACCATCCGGTCCACTTGAGGCAGTTCCCATGCTGCACGTCAAATCCTTTAATCATGACGACGAGTCGCACACTCTACCCATAAACTCCTATCTGCCTCTGCCGTGCTTTATCCCGCCGTCCCAGCAACGCCCCGTCGTCCGATTCCAGGCAAACGTCTTTCCAAACAgaatcatcctcgtcatGTCATTTCTGCATTTCGCCCTTGATGGCACGGGTGCTGGAGTGATTCTACGGGCGCTCGCCGAGTGCTGTAACGCCAAATCCGCACCCAATGCTACCGGGATGGCCATTACAACAACCAGCGTTGCGGAGAATGAAATCAACCTCCGGAACCAGATCTCCTCGTGGCCTTCCCGCTGCAACACCCTGGTGAGCACACAgtcgctggagctggcgacgCCGTTCTTCGACCCCAACATCACCTCAGAGAAATGGGCTGCCATGGAAGCCGCTATGTTCTCTGGTGTCAAGACTAGGCGGTTTACTTTCAGCCCGGAGAAGATTGCCTTGCTCAAGCAGACTTGCAGCAGCAAGTTTCTGCAGCGCCTCTCGCCCTCAGGGTTCATCTCTAGTAATGATATAGTCACTGCGGTACTAGGGATTACTGTTGATAGGGCCCAGGATCCGTCGAAAGCACGAAGGAAGAATGATGAGAACGCCCGTCTTACATTGACGGTGGATCTCCGCTCGCGCGTGCAGCCTCCCCTCCCGAGTACATTTGTCGGGAACATGAACTACCCAGCCTACTGTGAGATACAGCATCTCGTAcaggacaacaacaacaacaaggaagaagaagcagacctcctcgcccttACCCAGCTTGCGCTCCAGCTTCGGGGCAAGCTCAGCTCTATGAACGAGTCCGTCGCCTACAGTGTCTCCGCGGCAGTGGCGGACCTAGAAGACTGGAGCAACATTGAGTCAAAGCCGGGGAATGTGATCGTTACGACTTGGCGACACCTCGACTCTTACGCACTTGATTTCGGGAACGGCCTGGGCAAGATCGTGGACTTTGAGGCTGGACTGTCTCTTATTCCGGGGGCTTGCATCATCATGCCTGCTCGAGAGAAGGCacaaaaggagaaggagggggaggggaagggggaggcggaggcggtgCCCTGGGAAGTGAATATTACGATGAAACTGGGGGATATGGATGTCCTTGTGGGTGATCCTCTGCTTGCTAGGATTTTGGCTTAG
- a CDS encoding SET domain-containing protein (InterPro:IPR001214;~PFAM:PF00856;~go_function: GO:0005515 - protein binding [Evidence IEA]) — translation MTIEILESSVQGHSLVAGRHFKPGDLVMQEPVLFSVATDRLGGVIKSRADAMLSMQQLSSEVFQEAFESARWSQEQLQSYSIIQGSSNLNRFQIASYDMCAEWSQKPEAFGYGEKGVYLNHSCEPNLIYYWNPQEEQMQLRALAEISPSDELTVNYLAPEIWMDKAERQGDRTHLLKLDQCECRKCTGVPSDVSDARIKYINEMEQTLMTVASGGDTLEDVSKVTENFVQQCELELGGKATSESTFPVYLDPRLINVSVSCL, via the coding sequence ATGACTATCGAAATCCTTGAAAGCAGTGTCCAAGGACACTCGCTTGTCGCGGGCCGCCATTTCAAGCCCGGCGATTTAGTGATGCAGGAACCAGTTCTCTTCAGCGTCGCTACTGACCGACTGGGAGGCGTGATCAAGAGCCGGGCTGATGCAATGCTCAGTATGCAGCAGTTGAGCTCCGAGGTGTTTCAAGAAGCCTTTGAAAGTGCACGTTGGAGCCAGGAGCAGCTGCAATCCTACAGCATCATCCAGGGCAGTTCGAATCTCAATCGATTTCAGATTGCAAGCTACGACATGTGCGCCGAATGGTCGCAGAAACCAGAGGCATTCGGCTACGGAGAGAAGGGCGTCTACCTCAACCACTCTTGCGAGCCGAATTTGATCTACTACTGGAATccgcaagaagagcaaaTGCAACTTAGAGCTCTAGCTGAGATCTCTCCTTCTGACGAGCTGACTGTCAACTACCTTGCCCCTGAAATCTGGATGGACAAGGCAGAACGACAAGGAGACCGGACgcatctcctcaaactcgACCAATGTGAGTGCCGCAAATGCACAGGGGTGCCTTCAGATGTCAGCGACGCCCGGATTAAGTACATCAATGAAATGGAACAAACTCTTATGACCGTTGCCAGTGGTGGAGACACACTCGAGGATGTTTCAAAGGTCACAGAGAACTTTGTTCAGCAAtgcgagctggagctgggtgGTAAAGCGACGTCGGAATCGACATTTCCGGTTTATCTGGATCCTCGCCTCATCAACGTGTCCGTCTCTTGTCTGTAA